From a single Azospirillaceae bacterium genomic region:
- a CDS encoding methyltransferase, with the protein MRPRAILRTTILSGLLGLAITGAHAADAPPDAALAQAVAAPTRTPKFVARDGARHPAEELAFFGLAPKQTVVEISPSGGYWTEILAPYLADHGTYYAAGAPRGTDDAEANRDNATFDAKLASDPARFGKVKVTEFGKGHLDIAPPGSADLVVTFRNLHNWMEEGYADEAMAAFFRALKPGGILGIEDHRASEAQPQDPKATNGYVRQDYAIALARKAGFELVATSEIDANPKDTKDWPKGVWTLPPSLALKDQDRDKYLAVGEADNFVLKFRKPLK; encoded by the coding sequence ATGCGCCCACGCGCCATCCTGCGTACGACCATCCTGTCCGGCCTGCTGGGCCTGGCCATCACCGGCGCCCACGCGGCCGACGCGCCGCCGGACGCGGCATTGGCGCAGGCCGTGGCGGCACCCACCCGCACGCCGAAGTTCGTGGCGCGCGACGGCGCCCGCCACCCGGCGGAGGAACTGGCCTTCTTCGGACTGGCCCCCAAGCAGACGGTGGTGGAGATCAGCCCGTCCGGCGGCTATTGGACGGAGATCCTGGCGCCTTACTTGGCCGACCACGGCACCTATTACGCCGCCGGCGCCCCGCGTGGCACCGACGATGCCGAGGCCAACCGCGACAACGCCACCTTCGACGCCAAGCTGGCGAGCGACCCCGCCCGCTTCGGCAAGGTCAAGGTGACGGAATTCGGCAAGGGCCACCTGGACATCGCCCCGCCGGGCAGCGCCGACCTGGTGGTGACCTTCCGCAACCTGCACAACTGGATGGAGGAAGGTTACGCGGACGAGGCCATGGCCGCCTTCTTCCGCGCGCTGAAGCCCGGCGGCATCCTGGGCATTGAGGACCACCGCGCCAGCGAGGCCCAGCCCCAGGATCCGAAGGCAACCAACGGTTACGTCCGCCAGGATTACGCCATCGCCCTGGCCCGCAAAGCCGGCTTCGAACTGGTGGCCACATCGGAGATCGACGCCAACCCCAAGGACACCAAGGATTGGCCAAAGGGCGTATGGACCCTGCCGCCGTCGCTGGCGCTGAAGGACCAGGACAGGGACAAGTACCTGGCAGTGGGCGAGGCCGACAACTTCGTGCTGAAGTTCCGCAAACCCCTAAAATAG
- a CDS encoding LysR substrate-binding domain-containing protein: MQFDLTDLALFRHVVEAGSITWGAERAHLALAAASTRIRNMEVSLGATLLDRGRHGVTPTPAGRALLAHARTILDQADRLREDLGVYAGGAAGTVRILCNTNALTEFLPELLGGFLTAHPLVTVDVEERLSDEIVAAIADGTGDIGIVAGTVETGDLETHPFRRDRFVLVAAPGHPLVDPARHPDGQRDTVTFAEVLDHDFVGLDRASALQRFLSERAARAGRRIRLRVQLRSFDAICRLVEGNVGIGIVPETTARRAARTMDIRCVALADAWAERDLKVCTRGNSHLPRFAKLLADHLLAPQRQ; encoded by the coding sequence ATGCAATTCGACCTGACCGACCTTGCCCTGTTCCGCCATGTGGTGGAGGCCGGCAGCATCACCTGGGGGGCGGAACGGGCGCACCTGGCGCTGGCGGCGGCCAGCACCCGCATCCGCAATATGGAGGTGTCGCTGGGCGCCACCCTGCTGGACCGGGGACGGCACGGGGTGACGCCCACGCCGGCGGGCCGCGCCCTGCTGGCCCATGCCCGCACCATCCTGGACCAGGCCGACCGCCTGCGGGAGGATCTGGGCGTCTATGCCGGCGGGGCGGCGGGCACGGTGCGCATCCTGTGCAACACCAACGCGCTGACCGAATTCCTGCCCGAACTGCTGGGCGGCTTCCTGACCGCCCATCCGCTGGTGACGGTGGATGTGGAGGAGCGGCTGAGCGATGAGATCGTGGCCGCCATCGCCGACGGCACCGGCGACATCGGCATCGTCGCCGGCACGGTGGAGACGGGAGATCTCGAGACCCATCCCTTCCGCCGCGACCGCTTCGTCCTGGTGGCCGCCCCCGGCCACCCGCTGGTGGATCCGGCGCGCCATCCCGACGGCCAGCGCGACACCGTCACCTTCGCCGAGGTGCTGGACCACGACTTCGTCGGGCTGGATCGGGCGTCCGCCCTGCAACGCTTCCTGTCGGAACGGGCGGCCCGCGCCGGGCGGCGCATCCGCCTGCGGGTGCAACTGCGCAGTTTCGACGCCATCTGCCGCCTGGTGGAAGGGAACGTCGGCATCGGCATCGTGCCGGAGACGACGGCCCGGCGGGCGGCCCGCACCATGGACATCCGCTGCGTCGCCTTGGCCGACGCCTGGGCGGAGCGCGACCTGAAGGTCTGCACCCGCGGCAACAGCCATCTGCCCCGCTTCGCCAAACTGCTGGCCGACCATCTGCTGGCGCCCCAGCGGCAATAA
- a CDS encoding putative sulfate exporter family transporter, which yields MTAITLDRVERGPLRGLQVLPGIALLAVIGYGGKVIEQSITAYGKANHLALPNFEYVLWAILIGLVVANTVGVHRIFKAGIDTYEFWLKVGIVLLGVRFLLGDVLKLGGVSLVAVALELSLSIILMTWLGKTFKLKPKLISLLAIGSSICGVSAIIAAKGAIEAEDEDASFAIAAILALGAISLFTFPLIGHALGLSDQAYGLWAGLGIDNTAEATAAGALWSESASKVAVLAKTTRNAMIGFVVLGYAAYWAGKGQAGVVQNKAAFLVAKFPKFVLGFLLVSLLATLGWFDKGQSAQIANLSRWAFLLTFAGVGLRTDLREMRKQGYYPFIVGVVGEIGIALLTLGIVVVAQPWLAP from the coding sequence ATGACCGCCATTACCCTGGACCGGGTTGAACGCGGGCCCCTGCGCGGTCTTCAGGTCCTGCCCGGCATCGCCCTGCTGGCCGTGATCGGCTACGGCGGCAAGGTCATCGAACAGAGCATCACCGCCTACGGCAAGGCGAACCATCTGGCCCTGCCCAATTTCGAATACGTGCTGTGGGCCATCCTGATCGGCCTGGTCGTCGCCAACACGGTGGGCGTGCACCGCATCTTCAAGGCCGGCATCGACACCTATGAGTTCTGGCTGAAGGTCGGCATCGTCCTGCTGGGCGTACGCTTCCTGCTGGGCGATGTGCTGAAGCTGGGGGGTGTCAGCCTGGTGGCGGTGGCCCTGGAACTGTCGCTGTCCATCATCCTGATGACCTGGCTGGGCAAGACCTTCAAGCTGAAGCCCAAGCTGATCAGCCTGCTGGCCATCGGCTCCTCCATCTGCGGCGTCTCCGCCATCATCGCCGCCAAGGGGGCGATCGAGGCGGAGGATGAGGATGCCTCGTTCGCCATCGCCGCCATCCTGGCGCTGGGCGCCATCAGCCTGTTCACCTTCCCCCTGATCGGCCACGCCCTGGGCCTCAGCGACCAGGCCTATGGCCTGTGGGCGGGCCTCGGCATCGACAACACGGCGGAGGCGACGGCGGCTGGCGCCCTGTGGTCGGAAAGCGCCTCCAAGGTGGCGGTGCTGGCCAAGACCACGCGCAACGCCATGATCGGCTTCGTCGTGCTGGGCTACGCCGCCTATTGGGCGGGCAAGGGCCAGGCGGGCGTGGTCCAGAACAAGGCCGCCTTCCTGGTGGCCAAGTTCCCCAAGTTCGTGCTGGGTTTCCTGCTGGTGTCCCTGCTGGCCACCCTGGGCTGGTTCGACAAGGGGCAGTCCGCCCAAATCGCCAACCTGTCGCGCTGGGCCTTCCTGCTGACCTTCGCCGGCGTGGGCCTGCGCACCGACCTGCGGGAGATGCGCAAGCAGGGTTATTATCCCTTCATCGTCGGCGTGGTGGGTGAGATCGGCATCGCCCTGTTGACCCTGGGCATCGTCGTCGTCGCCCAGCCCTGGCTGGCGCCTTGA
- a CDS encoding PepSY-associated TM helix domain-containing protein: MSGWQEIEGTGTQAHAPGRAHGMSASSIRTWGAVHKWTSLVCTLFLLVICLTGLPLVFRDEIDGWLSDDPPYATLPANAPLANIDGLVAKARALHPDRIVTSLFMDDDEPKVVVFMTPSWPAFLDPDNRTWVKFDSRTGDVLAESPPPGQQKSDFLSIMLNLHMDLFAGLPGELFMGFMALLFVVAIVSGVVLYGPFTRKLDFGTVRTRRTRRVRWLDLHNLLGVTTLAWALVVGATGVMNELSTPLFGLWQMTDVRAILAPWQGKPSPSAEELAPVETALANARAALPGMATTSVVFPGSPFGSPQHYVIWTKGDTTLTSRLLTPVLAAARTGAVDVVAPMPWYLRALEVSRPLHFGDYGGMPLKILWALLDVVTIIVLASGLYLWIARRRTGAGAADADGAALN, from the coding sequence GTGAGCGGTTGGCAGGAAATCGAAGGCACGGGCACCCAGGCGCACGCACCTGGCCGGGCGCACGGCATGTCCGCCAGCAGCATCCGCACCTGGGGGGCGGTCCACAAATGGACCAGCCTGGTCTGCACCCTGTTCCTGCTGGTGATCTGCCTGACCGGCCTGCCGCTGGTGTTCCGGGATGAGATCGACGGCTGGCTGAGCGACGATCCGCCCTATGCCACGCTGCCGGCCAACGCCCCCTTGGCCAACATCGACGGCCTGGTGGCCAAGGCGCGGGCGCTGCACCCCGACCGCATCGTCACCTCCCTCTTCATGGATGATGACGAGCCCAAGGTGGTGGTGTTCATGACGCCATCGTGGCCGGCCTTCCTGGACCCGGACAACCGCACCTGGGTAAAGTTCGACAGCCGCACCGGCGACGTGCTGGCGGAATCGCCGCCGCCGGGCCAACAGAAGTCCGACTTCCTGTCCATCATGCTGAACCTGCACATGGATTTGTTCGCCGGCTTGCCGGGTGAGCTGTTCATGGGTTTCATGGCCCTGCTGTTCGTCGTCGCCATCGTGTCCGGCGTGGTGCTGTACGGTCCCTTCACCCGCAAGCTGGACTTCGGCACCGTGCGCACCCGGCGGACACGCCGCGTGCGCTGGCTGGACCTGCACAACCTGCTGGGCGTCACCACCCTGGCCTGGGCCCTGGTGGTGGGCGCCACCGGCGTGATGAATGAGCTGTCCACCCCCCTGTTCGGCCTGTGGCAGATGACCGACGTGCGCGCCATCCTGGCGCCCTGGCAGGGCAAGCCGTCGCCATCCGCAGAGGAACTGGCGCCGGTGGAAACGGCGCTGGCCAACGCCCGGGCGGCCCTGCCCGGCATGGCGACCACCAGCGTGGTCTTCCCCGGTTCCCCCTTCGGCAGCCCGCAGCACTACGTCATCTGGACCAAGGGCGACACCACCCTGACCAGCCGCCTGCTGACGCCGGTGCTGGCCGCCGCGCGCACCGGCGCGGTGGACGTGGTGGCGCCCATGCCGTGGTACTTGCGGGCACTGGAGGTGTCGCGCCCGCTGCACTTCGGCGATTATGGCGGCATGCCGCTGAAGATCCTGTGGGCCCTGCTGGATGTGGTGACCATCATCGTCCTGGCCAGCGGCCTGTACCTGTGGATCGCCCGCCGTCGCACCGGGGCCGGGGCGGCGGATGCGGACGGGGCCGCCCTGAACTGA
- a CDS encoding acetyl-CoA hydrolase/transferase C-terminal domain-containing protein, which yields MESTAEAYAARRISAEDAVRLIPSGSRIAMGLGVSQPPALLAALGARAGTGEVGDLSLYYLLAFKNAAPVLRSDLRHRIRPVSLFHGAIERALDKEAGPLGLPPVDFIPTAFSQAPDVLSRQVDADVLLTTVSPMDEDGCFSLGTNTDYALAVSQTARQVILEVNPAMPRARGNCRIPLERVTALVENPVPLLEIPPAKIRENDTIIGKLIADLVEDGACLQMGIGALPDAVCAALHDRRHMGIHTELMTPGLAELMRRGAVDNSRKAIHTGRTVFTFAMGDRALYDFLDDNPAIEAQPVDYVNNPAVIARNDSMVSVNATLEIDLQGACNSECLTGWQYSAAGGQLDFVRGASASKGGKSIIACHATAAGGTASRIVPRLSGPVTTPRNDVQYVATEYGIVNLRGLTLAERARALIGIAHPDFREGLERAAYATIRE from the coding sequence ATGGAATCAACGGCGGAAGCCTATGCCGCGCGCCGCATATCGGCGGAGGATGCCGTGCGGCTGATCCCGTCAGGATCGCGCATCGCCATGGGCCTGGGTGTTTCCCAGCCGCCGGCGCTGCTGGCGGCCCTGGGCGCCCGGGCGGGGACAGGGGAGGTCGGCGACCTGTCGCTTTATTACCTGCTGGCCTTCAAGAACGCTGCCCCCGTCCTGCGGTCGGATCTGCGCCACCGCATCCGGCCGGTGAGCCTGTTCCACGGCGCCATCGAACGCGCCCTGGACAAGGAGGCGGGGCCGCTGGGCCTGCCGCCGGTGGACTTCATCCCCACGGCGTTCAGCCAAGCGCCCGATGTGCTGAGCCGGCAGGTGGACGCCGACGTGCTGCTGACCACCGTGTCGCCGATGGACGAAGACGGCTGTTTCAGCCTGGGCACCAACACCGACTATGCCCTGGCGGTGTCACAGACCGCCCGCCAGGTGATCCTGGAGGTCAATCCGGCGATGCCGCGCGCCCGGGGCAACTGCCGCATCCCGCTGGAACGCGTGACGGCCCTGGTGGAAAACCCGGTGCCGCTGCTGGAAATCCCGCCCGCGAAGATCCGGGAGAACGACACCATCATCGGCAAGCTGATCGCGGATTTGGTGGAGGACGGCGCCTGCCTGCAGATGGGCATCGGCGCCCTGCCCGACGCGGTGTGCGCCGCCCTGCACGACCGGCGGCACATGGGCATCCACACCGAATTGATGACACCAGGCCTGGCGGAACTGATGCGCCGGGGGGCAGTGGACAACAGCCGCAAGGCCATCCACACCGGGCGCACGGTGTTCACCTTCGCCATGGGCGACCGGGCGCTGTACGACTTCCTGGACGACAATCCCGCCATTGAGGCCCAGCCGGTCGATTATGTGAACAACCCGGCGGTGATCGCCCGCAACGACAGCATGGTCTCCGTCAACGCCACGCTGGAGATCGACTTGCAGGGCGCCTGCAATTCGGAATGCCTTACGGGCTGGCAGTACAGTGCCGCCGGCGGGCAGCTGGATTTCGTGCGCGGTGCCTCCGCCTCCAAGGGCGGCAAGTCCATCATCGCCTGCCACGCCACGGCGGCAGGCGGCACCGCGTCGCGCATCGTGCCCCGCCTGAGCGGGCCGGTGACGACGCCGCGCAACGACGTCCAGTACGTCGCCACCGAATACGGCATCGTGAACCTGCGCGGCCTGACGCTGGCGGAGCGGGCCCGGGCCCTGATCGGCATCGCCCATCCCGACTTCCGCGAGGGGCTGGAGCGCGCAGCATACGCCACCATCCGTGAGTGA
- a CDS encoding M13 family metallopeptidase, with protein MNIKGQTKGASRRGLLAAAGAALCLQLLPKRMVAAVIRPAIGDWGFDIRGMDPTVRPGDDFFRYGSGSWLKDTRIPADRASWGPFFALRAKAEADVGAILDDLVRQPHAPGSPEQKIADFYTAYLDTAAIEKAGLGPIQATLAAIAQAGSHEDIARLMARVDLGIGGPFSIDIWADDKDPGRYTVNVSQAGLGMPGRDYYLNAEASFTGARDKYRNYIETVLSLAGEPEPASATASILEVETAIATLHWPAEKRGDRNLTYNPKTRAGLKALAPEFPWDDVFATLDIPDDHDLFGAKQPDAIQGLAKLFRAIPVRTWRNYLTFHCLNATADLLPLAFDDLAFDFNGRTLSGQPQKRERWKRATTALNTALGEAVGELYVRRHFSADAKAQMVALVGTLRMAYRTRIVQADWMAPATRQAALRKLDKLRVKIGYPDTWRDYATLEVRAGDPVGNRARARLWEWRRKAGRLGRPTDRDEWGMTPQTVNAYYNAFFNEIVFPAAILQPPYFDPAADAAVNYGGIGGVIGHEIGHGFDDQGAKSDENGVLRAWWTDEDVTRFRARADALAAQYSRYEPLPGLHLKGALTLGENIGDNSGLSIALDAYRISLGGRPAPVLDGFTAEQRFFLSWSQTYREKVREAQLRQDVMTDPHSPAEFRVNGVVRNLDAWYDAFAVRPGDRLYLAPTERVRVW; from the coding sequence ATGAACATCAAGGGTCAAACCAAAGGGGCCAGCCGGCGCGGCCTTCTGGCTGCCGCCGGTGCGGCGCTTTGCCTTCAACTCCTGCCGAAGCGAATGGTGGCCGCGGTGATCAGGCCGGCGATCGGCGATTGGGGTTTCGACATCAGGGGCATGGACCCGACGGTCAGGCCGGGCGACGACTTCTTCCGCTATGGCAGCGGTTCGTGGCTGAAGGACACCCGGATTCCAGCGGACCGCGCGTCGTGGGGGCCGTTCTTCGCCCTGCGCGCAAAGGCCGAGGCCGATGTGGGGGCGATCCTCGATGATCTGGTCCGGCAGCCCCACGCGCCGGGCAGCCCGGAGCAGAAGATCGCCGACTTCTACACCGCCTATCTCGACACGGCCGCGATCGAAAAGGCCGGCCTCGGCCCCATCCAGGCGACCCTCGCCGCGATCGCCCAAGCCGGGTCGCATGAGGACATCGCGCGACTGATGGCGCGCGTCGACCTCGGCATCGGCGGGCCCTTCTCGATCGACATCTGGGCCGACGACAAGGACCCCGGCCGCTATACCGTCAACGTCAGCCAGGCCGGCCTGGGCATGCCGGGCCGCGACTATTACCTGAACGCTGAGGCGAGCTTCACCGGCGCACGGGACAAGTATCGAAACTATATCGAAACGGTGCTGTCGCTGGCCGGTGAGCCCGAGCCGGCATCGGCCACGGCGTCGATCCTGGAGGTCGAGACCGCCATCGCCACCCTGCACTGGCCTGCCGAGAAGCGGGGCGACCGCAACCTCACCTACAATCCGAAGACGCGCGCCGGCCTGAAGGCGCTGGCGCCCGAGTTCCCCTGGGATGACGTCTTCGCGACGCTGGATATCCCGGACGATCACGACCTGTTCGGCGCCAAGCAGCCCGACGCGATCCAGGGGCTGGCGAAACTGTTTCGCGCCATCCCGGTCCGGACATGGCGCAACTATCTGACGTTCCATTGCCTGAACGCGACGGCGGACCTGCTGCCGCTGGCCTTCGACGACCTGGCGTTCGATTTCAACGGCCGCACCCTGTCCGGGCAGCCCCAGAAGCGGGAACGCTGGAAACGCGCGACCACGGCCCTCAATACGGCACTGGGGGAGGCGGTCGGTGAACTCTACGTCCGCCGTCATTTCAGCGCCGACGCCAAGGCGCAGATGGTCGCCCTGGTCGGAACGCTGCGCATGGCCTACCGGACGCGTATCGTCCAGGCCGACTGGATGGCGCCGGCGACCCGGCAGGCGGCGCTGCGCAAGCTCGACAAGCTGCGGGTGAAGATCGGCTATCCCGACACCTGGCGCGACTATGCGACGCTGGAGGTCCGGGCCGGCGATCCGGTCGGCAACCGGGCCCGCGCCAGGCTGTGGGAGTGGCGGCGCAAGGCCGGCCGTCTGGGCAGGCCCACGGATCGGGACGAATGGGGCATGACGCCCCAGACGGTCAACGCCTACTACAACGCCTTCTTCAACGAGATCGTGTTTCCGGCGGCCATCCTGCAGCCGCCCTATTTCGACCCGGCCGCGGACGCCGCGGTCAACTATGGCGGGATCGGCGGGGTGATCGGTCACGAGATCGGTCACGGCTTCGACGACCAGGGCGCCAAGTCGGATGAGAACGGCGTGCTGCGCGCCTGGTGGACCGATGAAGATGTCACCCGCTTCCGCGCGCGAGCCGATGCCCTGGCGGCGCAGTATTCGCGCTATGAGCCCCTGCCCGGCCTGCACCTCAAGGGCGCCCTGACCCTGGGCGAGAACATCGGCGACAACAGCGGGCTGAGCATCGCGCTGGATGCCTATCGGATCTCGCTTGGCGGCAGGCCGGCGCCCGTCCTCGACGGCTTCACGGCCGAGCAGCGCTTTTTCCTCTCCTGGTCGCAGACCTATCGCGAAAAGGTCCGCGAGGCCCAGTTGCGACAGGACGTGATGACCGATCCCCACAGCCCTGCCGAGTTCCGCGTCAACGGCGTCGTGCGCAACCTGGATGCCTGGTACGACGCATTCGCCGTGCGGCCCGGCGACAGGCTCTATCTCGCCCCGACGGAGCGGGTGCGCGTCTGGTGA
- a CDS encoding AraC family transcriptional regulator: MVARQSTQRLGRDFFHLRAPADLFTEIPGDRPRFGSANASLVLDLQRREIPSCRSVVDGVTTPIIPFPAGSQALVRLATGTRHPVGAGGDAVNLLLPRETFDAITDEHGVPRLTTLEVKPGIAAEDSVMRHLGASLSCAVEQTRTNSQTIVDHIASALNLHIAQRYGDFSLPPRAERGGLKPWQLRLARNVFEEHLGNVVSIDTVARDCGLSTSHFSRAFACSTGLPPYQWLIQRRLNHARDLMLRDDTPLAQIAVACGFSDQSHFTRAFTAAIGLGPAQWRKRRRHLETAPTAS, from the coding sequence ATGGTCGCGCGGCAATCCACCCAACGATTGGGACGGGACTTTTTCCACCTTCGGGCGCCCGCTGACCTGTTCACGGAAATCCCCGGCGACCGGCCGCGCTTTGGCAGCGCCAACGCCAGTCTCGTGCTTGATCTTCAGCGTCGGGAAATCCCCTCATGCCGGAGTGTGGTCGATGGCGTGACGACACCGATCATCCCGTTCCCGGCGGGAAGCCAGGCGCTGGTTCGCCTCGCCACCGGAACCCGCCACCCTGTCGGCGCGGGCGGCGACGCGGTCAACCTTCTGCTACCCAGGGAGACCTTCGACGCGATCACCGATGAGCATGGCGTTCCCCGCCTTACGACACTGGAGGTCAAACCCGGAATCGCGGCCGAGGATTCGGTGATGCGCCATTTGGGGGCCAGCCTGAGCTGCGCTGTTGAGCAGACCAGGACGAACAGCCAAACGATCGTCGATCACATCGCGTCGGCGTTGAACCTCCATATCGCCCAACGATACGGGGATTTCTCCCTTCCCCCCCGCGCTGAGCGCGGCGGGTTGAAGCCATGGCAATTGCGCCTGGCGCGAAATGTCTTCGAAGAGCATCTGGGGAACGTGGTGTCGATTGATACCGTGGCGCGGGATTGCGGCCTCTCGACCAGCCATTTCTCACGGGCTTTCGCCTGCAGCACCGGCCTGCCGCCTTACCAATGGCTCATCCAAAGGCGGCTCAACCACGCCAGGGATCTCATGCTGCGGGACGATACGCCGCTCGCTCAAATCGCGGTCGCGTGCGGCTTTTCCGATCAAAGCCATTTCACCCGGGCGTTTACGGCGGCCATCGGACTGGGTCCCGCACAGTGGCGGAAACGCCGCCGGCATTTGGAAACCGCGCCAACAGCGTCCTGA
- a CDS encoding AraC family transcriptional regulator, with the protein MRARSSYESSISDKFKVHAPSLVSHVGRSAPIGFSLIRGHGTGEFTKPTQAQDAYAISIFLQPSPKLAMKVNGRVLAPQSVAAGGVIISHLETVPGVRFNGPFDFVRCYVTKETLDELAEPARTPPLDGLRRPDFGTKDLVLYHLAVSAAPLIERGDPTDQLVLDQIALAVCSRLTLAYAGAPRDPRGLGRGRGGLAPWQERRAKDFIEANLGRPVGLAEIATQCGLSPSYFSRAFRNNTGRPPHRWLTERRIEQAKLALAADNEELSQIAGRLGFSDTSHFSRVFSSLTGLTPAVWRRNRGSGHTDGTDGLMGQA; encoded by the coding sequence ATGCGCGCCAGGAGCAGTTATGAAAGTAGCATCAGTGACAAGTTCAAGGTCCACGCCCCTTCCCTGGTCTCGCACGTCGGGCGCTCCGCGCCGATCGGCTTCAGCCTGATCCGCGGCCATGGCACCGGTGAGTTCACCAAACCGACGCAAGCGCAGGACGCCTACGCGATCTCGATCTTCCTGCAGCCATCCCCGAAGCTGGCGATGAAGGTCAATGGCCGGGTACTGGCCCCCCAGAGCGTGGCCGCCGGTGGGGTGATCATCAGTCATCTCGAGACCGTCCCCGGCGTCCGCTTCAACGGACCTTTCGATTTTGTCCGGTGTTACGTGACCAAGGAGACGCTTGATGAACTGGCCGAACCGGCGCGAACGCCGCCTCTCGACGGTCTGAGGCGTCCGGATTTCGGGACCAAGGATCTGGTCCTGTATCATCTGGCCGTGTCCGCGGCGCCGCTGATTGAACGGGGCGATCCGACGGACCAGCTGGTCCTGGATCAGATCGCGCTGGCGGTCTGCAGCCGCTTGACCCTGGCCTATGCGGGCGCGCCCCGCGATCCACGTGGCCTCGGGCGGGGGCGGGGGGGATTGGCGCCTTGGCAGGAAAGGCGCGCCAAGGACTTCATCGAAGCCAACCTTGGCCGGCCCGTCGGTCTGGCGGAGATCGCCACGCAATGTGGCCTCTCGCCCAGCTATTTCTCACGCGCCTTCCGCAACAACACCGGCCGTCCCCCCCACCGGTGGCTTACCGAACGGCGGATCGAGCAGGCCAAGTTGGCGCTTGCCGCCGATAATGAGGAATTGTCGCAGATCGCCGGCCGCCTCGGGTTCTCCGACACCAGCCATTTCTCCCGGGTGTTCTCCAGCCTTACCGGACTGACGCCGGCCGTCTGGCGCCGCAACCGCGGTTCCGGCCACACCGACGGGACGGATGGTTTGATGGGGCAAGCCTGA
- a CDS encoding alpha/beta hydrolase — MPKITKHDVKIPAEGGVELAAWLYLPDAPGPLPAVTMAHGFGGTKFHGLDRIAMAFAEAGLAVLLHDHRGFGDSGGEPRQDINPWQQITDWRRCISYLQARPEIDENRIGLWGTSFAGGHSIVLGATDRRLKAIVAQVPTIDGHEAGLRRVPAEAVADLEARFAADDRAQLRGEPPATQSIVSEDTTKAASYKAADAVSFYLQPVPDGIWENKITVRSNRWARMYSPGDFVDRVSPTPLLMVVAAHDHIAVTDLALKAYERALHPKKLVMISGGHFDPYLDEFAAASQAAVGWFKEHL, encoded by the coding sequence ATGCCGAAAATCACCAAGCATGATGTCAAAATCCCCGCCGAAGGCGGCGTGGAACTGGCGGCGTGGCTCTACCTGCCGGATGCGCCGGGCCCGCTTCCCGCCGTCACCATGGCCCACGGCTTCGGCGGCACGAAATTTCACGGGCTCGACCGCATCGCGATGGCGTTCGCCGAGGCGGGACTGGCCGTCCTGCTGCATGATCACCGCGGTTTCGGCGACAGCGGGGGCGAGCCGCGCCAGGATATCAATCCCTGGCAGCAGATCACCGACTGGCGGCGCTGCATCTCCTACCTGCAGGCCCGTCCGGAAATCGATGAGAACCGGATCGGCCTGTGGGGGACCAGCTTCGCCGGCGGGCATTCCATCGTGCTGGGCGCGACCGACCGCCGGCTCAAGGCGATCGTGGCGCAGGTCCCGACCATAGACGGGCACGAAGCCGGCCTTCGCCGCGTTCCCGCCGAGGCGGTGGCCGATCTCGAAGCCCGCTTCGCCGCGGATGACCGGGCCCAGCTTCGGGGCGAACCGCCCGCGACGCAGTCCATCGTCAGCGAGGACACCACGAAGGCGGCGTCCTACAAGGCGGCCGACGCGGTCAGCTTCTATCTGCAACCGGTTCCGGACGGCATTTGGGAAAACAAGATCACCGTGCGGTCCAACCGCTGGGCCCGCATGTACAGCCCGGGCGACTTCGTCGACCGCGTCTCACCGACGCCGCTGCTGATGGTGGTGGCCGCGCACGATCACATCGCCGTGACCGACCTGGCCTTGAAGGCGTATGAGCGCGCGCTTCATCCCAAGAAGCTGGTGATGATCTCGGGCGGCCACTTCGATCCCTATCTCGACGAATTCGCGGCCGCCTCGCAAGCCGCGGTCGGGTGGTTCAAGGAACATCTGTAG